The Candidatus Binatus sp. genome has a segment encoding these proteins:
- a CDS encoding 2-oxoacid:ferredoxin oxidoreductase subunit beta: protein MATALTRKDFVTDQEVRWCPGCGDYAILAAVQKTMPEFGIPPENTVFISGIGCSSRFPYYMNTYGFHTIHGRAPAFATGLKISRPDLDVWVVTGDGDGLSIGGNHLIHVLRRNVDLKILLFNNRIYGLTKGQYSPTSEVGKVTKSTPAGSVDFPFNPITVALGTHATFVARTIDVEQKHLGEMLKRAHAHRGASFLEILQNCNIFNDGAFNDVSDKAIKAEHQLVLEHGKPLIFGKNRDMGIRMNGMRPEAVHLGNGVSESDLVVHDETNLSLAFMLGNFEAPLPTPVGVFFAVARPTYDGAVNKQLVDAKAKQGAGDLRTLLGKGDTWTVN from the coding sequence ATGGCTACCGCTTTGACTCGCAAGGATTTCGTCACCGACCAGGAAGTGCGCTGGTGCCCCGGATGCGGCGATTACGCAATCCTGGCCGCGGTGCAAAAGACGATGCCGGAATTCGGCATCCCGCCGGAAAATACCGTCTTCATTTCGGGCATCGGATGCTCGAGCCGCTTTCCGTATTACATGAATACCTACGGCTTCCATACGATTCACGGACGCGCGCCGGCCTTCGCCACCGGGCTCAAGATTTCGCGGCCGGACCTCGACGTGTGGGTCGTAACCGGCGACGGCGACGGGCTCTCGATCGGCGGCAATCATCTCATTCACGTACTGCGGCGCAACGTCGATCTGAAAATCCTGCTCTTCAACAATCGCATCTACGGGCTCACCAAGGGCCAGTACTCGCCGACCTCCGAAGTCGGCAAGGTGACGAAATCGACGCCGGCCGGCTCGGTGGATTTTCCGTTCAATCCGATCACCGTGGCGCTCGGCACGCACGCGACTTTTGTCGCGCGCACCATCGACGTCGAGCAGAAGCATCTCGGTGAGATGCTGAAGCGGGCGCATGCGCATCGCGGCGCGTCGTTTCTCGAGATCCTGCAGAACTGCAACATCTTCAATGACGGCGCGTTCAACGACGTGAGCGACAAGGCGATCAAGGCTGAGCATCAGTTGGTGCTCGAGCACGGCAAGCCGCTCATCTTCGGCAAGAATCGCGACATGGGAATCAGGATGAACGGGATGCGTCCCGAGGCGGTGCATCTCGGCAACGGCGTCAGCGAGAGTGACCTGGTCGTGCACGACGAGACCAATCTGTCGCTCGCATTCATGCTCGGGAACTTCGAGGCGCCGCTGCCGACGCCGGTCGGAGTTTTCTTTGCAGTCGCGCGCCCGACCTACGACGGCGCGGTGAACAAGCAGCTCGTGGACGCGAAGGCCAAGCAGGGCGCCGGCGATTTGAGGACGCTGCTCGGCAAGGGCGACACCTGGACGGTGAATTGA
- a CDS encoding phytanoyl-CoA dioxygenase family protein produces MPYREPKPEDAAFFDEHGWLVVEDAIDREDLSLVGANLEVILQKKHKLAYDWAWEKGASREERAFKIVQGSPTYVWPAIAETRFRRWMIEFGSALMKTGMEFWYDQFLAKPPRDGAPTYWHQDEGYWGRNLIDRGITCWMPLHDVDERNGCMHFIDRGHRDGVLVHRQPEHIQSDLLFCEPDLSRMVSCPIRAGSVTFHHGKTPHMTPANLSDSWRRAVTTHMRTIGSLGEGDHYPWKVHVNQRTGERIVPPSR; encoded by the coding sequence ATGCCTTATAGAGAACCCAAACCGGAGGACGCCGCGTTTTTCGACGAGCACGGCTGGCTCGTGGTCGAGGATGCGATCGACCGCGAAGATCTCTCGCTCGTCGGCGCCAACCTCGAAGTGATCCTGCAGAAAAAGCACAAGCTCGCCTACGACTGGGCGTGGGAGAAGGGTGCGAGCCGCGAAGAGCGCGCGTTCAAGATCGTGCAGGGCAGTCCGACTTACGTGTGGCCCGCGATCGCCGAGACGCGTTTTCGGCGCTGGATGATCGAATTCGGCTCCGCGCTGATGAAGACCGGCATGGAATTCTGGTACGACCAGTTCCTCGCGAAGCCGCCACGCGACGGAGCGCCGACGTACTGGCATCAGGACGAGGGTTACTGGGGGCGCAACCTTATAGATCGCGGGATCACGTGCTGGATGCCGCTGCACGATGTCGATGAGCGCAACGGATGCATGCACTTCATCGATCGCGGGCATCGCGACGGAGTGCTGGTGCATCGCCAGCCCGAGCATATCCAAAGCGATCTTTTGTTCTGCGAGCCCGACCTCTCGCGCATGGTTTCGTGTCCGATTCGCGCGGGCAGCGTGACGTTTCATCATGGCAAAACGCCGCACATGACGCCCGCGAACTTGAGCGACTCGTGGCGGCGCGCGGTGACGACGCACATGCGCACGATCGGATCGCTCGGCGAGGGCGATCACTATCCGTGGAAGGTGCACGTGAATCAGCGCACCGGCGAGCGCATCGTGCCGCCCTCGCGCTAG
- a CDS encoding acylphosphatase: MSAFAAETEFARIRLIIRGRVQGVGFRFAARDEAKNRALAGWVRNLSNGDVEIVAEGRRRDLQALVAWAHLGPSYARVDEVSEQWSVASRAFTGFEIR, encoded by the coding sequence ATGTCGGCTTTCGCGGCGGAAACTGAGTTTGCGCGAATTCGTCTAATAATCCGCGGACGCGTTCAGGGTGTTGGATTTCGCTTCGCCGCACGCGACGAGGCCAAAAATCGTGCACTTGCCGGATGGGTGCGCAATCTGTCCAACGGCGACGTGGAAATTGTGGCGGAAGGCCGACGCAGAGATTTGCAGGCATTGGTAGCGTGGGCGCATCTGGGACCGTCGTACGCCCGCGTGGATGAAGTGAGCGAGCAATGGTCGGTGGCGAGCCGCGCTTTCACCGGCTTCGAAATCCGATGA
- a CDS encoding 2-oxoacid:acceptor oxidoreductase subunit alpha produces MAVPPEAAGQAAESRGSAGDVPASKPHLKREQVVIRFAGDSGDGMQLTGMQFTAESALAGNDIATLPDFPAEIRAPAGTLAGVSGFQLNFSSSEIFTAGDEPNVLVAMNPAALQANLEDVPPNAVIIVDREAFNDANLKKVGYKTNPLNDHSLDKFQLVQVDVTKLTTLAVHGLGLNNRTVFRCRNMFVLGMLSWLYQRPIESTIKYLESRFQKTPDILEANIRVLKAGFNYGETTEMFASSYEVPAARIAPGLYRNITGNSATALGFVAAAVKSGRPLFLGSYPITPASDILHDLAGFKNFPIYTFQAEDEIAGVCSAIGAAFGGAIGITTTSGPGMNLKAEAVGLAVKVELPLVITDIQRAGPSTGMPTKPEQADLLQSMYGRHGESPIPIIAAATPADCFDCAYEAVRIAIKYMTPVILLTDGQLANSSEPWLLPDPDKLTPIPVEFRTNPEGFMPYLREEETLARPWAIPGTKGLEHRVGGIAGEHLTGNISYSPANNELMVRMRARKIAGIAREIPKTEVLGDPEGGDLVVLGWGSTYGPIREAVKQVRAKGKKVSQVHLRYLNPMPRDLGETLKRFKQVMIAEMNMGQLLKLVRADYLIDAFGFNKIQGRPFKVSELVTRINRALEG; encoded by the coding sequence ATGGCTGTACCACCTGAGGCGGCTGGACAAGCTGCCGAGTCGCGCGGTTCCGCCGGGGACGTCCCCGCGTCGAAACCACATCTAAAGCGCGAACAAGTTGTTATCCGCTTCGCCGGCGACTCGGGCGATGGCATGCAGTTGACCGGAATGCAGTTTACCGCCGAATCCGCTCTGGCCGGCAACGATATCGCAACGTTGCCCGACTTTCCCGCCGAGATTCGCGCCCCAGCCGGCACGCTGGCTGGCGTCAGCGGCTTCCAGCTCAATTTTTCGAGCAGCGAGATCTTCACCGCCGGCGACGAACCCAACGTGCTGGTCGCGATGAATCCCGCCGCGCTGCAGGCCAATCTCGAAGATGTGCCGCCGAACGCCGTCATCATCGTCGATCGCGAGGCGTTCAACGACGCAAATCTCAAGAAGGTCGGCTACAAGACCAACCCTCTGAACGATCACTCGCTCGACAAATTCCAGCTCGTCCAGGTCGACGTGACCAAGCTGACGACACTCGCGGTGCATGGGCTCGGGCTCAACAATCGTACGGTGTTTCGATGCCGCAACATGTTCGTGCTCGGGATGCTCTCGTGGCTCTATCAGCGCCCGATCGAGAGCACGATCAAGTATCTGGAATCGCGCTTCCAGAAGACGCCCGACATCCTCGAAGCGAATATTCGAGTGCTCAAGGCCGGCTTCAACTACGGCGAAACGACCGAGATGTTCGCCAGTTCGTACGAAGTTCCGGCGGCGCGAATCGCTCCGGGGCTGTATCGCAATATCACCGGCAACAGCGCGACGGCGCTCGGATTCGTCGCCGCGGCAGTGAAATCAGGACGTCCGCTATTTCTGGGATCGTATCCGATCACGCCAGCGAGCGACATTCTGCACGATCTCGCCGGCTTCAAGAATTTCCCGATCTATACGTTCCAGGCCGAAGATGAAATCGCTGGCGTCTGTTCCGCGATCGGCGCGGCCTTCGGCGGAGCAATCGGCATCACGACGACCTCCGGCCCCGGCATGAACCTCAAGGCCGAGGCGGTCGGGCTCGCGGTGAAGGTCGAGTTGCCGCTGGTGATCACCGATATCCAGCGCGCCGGGCCCTCGACCGGGATGCCGACCAAGCCCGAGCAGGCCGACCTGCTGCAATCGATGTACGGACGCCACGGCGAATCGCCGATTCCGATTATCGCGGCGGCCACGCCCGCCGATTGCTTCGACTGCGCCTACGAGGCGGTGCGAATCGCCATCAAGTACATGACGCCGGTGATTCTGCTGACCGACGGACAGCTCGCCAACAGCTCCGAACCGTGGCTGCTGCCCGATCCTGACAAGCTGACGCCGATACCGGTCGAGTTCCGCACCAACCCGGAAGGCTTCATGCCCTATCTTCGCGAGGAAGAGACGCTCGCGCGGCCGTGGGCGATTCCGGGAACCAAGGGCCTCGAGCATCGTGTCGGCGGAATCGCGGGCGAGCATCTGACCGGCAATATCAGCTACTCGCCGGCCAACAACGAATTAATGGTCCGGATGCGCGCGCGCAAGATCGCCGGAATCGCGCGCGAAATTCCCAAGACCGAAGTCCTTGGCGATCCCGAGGGCGGCGATTTGGTCGTGCTCGGATGGGGCTCGACCTACGGCCCGATTCGCGAAGCCGTCAAGCAGGTGCGTGCGAAAGGCAAGAAAGTCTCGCAGGTGCATCTCCGCTATCTGAATCCGATGCCGCGCGACCTGGGCGAGACGCTGAAGCGTTTCAAGCAGGTAATGATCGCGGAAATGAACATGGGACAACTGCTCAAGCTGGTTCGCGCCGACTACCTGATCGACGCTTTCGGATTCAACAAAATCCAGGGGCGCCCGTTCAAAGTCAGCGAACTCGTGACACGCATCAACCGCGCCCTGGAGGGCTGA
- a CDS encoding phytanoyl-CoA dioxygenase family protein codes for MPVSLDELMTRRPTIEFDAELSAKNLADFTQRGFTSIERITSDEELEWLGEVYDRLFEERIQPVPGGYFDLIRPYDSEGGELQPQIITPETRYAELRRTTFWRKGRMLAAKLLGVDAKSLRGWGHMIRKPPRVGDSLPWHQDEAYWDPAFEYVALGCWMPLDPATVESGCMSFIPGSHRGDVRLHRHLGDDPKVHALVIDDVDQSSAAPVPVAPGGAVFHHCRVLHRSGPNRSPRVRRAYANEWQLTPVKRETALPPRAWIDEGKRAWEERDIKPGIR; via the coding sequence ATGCCTGTCAGCCTCGACGAATTGATGACGCGCCGCCCCACAATCGAATTCGACGCGGAACTCTCAGCGAAAAATCTCGCCGATTTCACGCAGCGCGGCTTCACGTCGATCGAGCGCATCACCTCGGACGAGGAGCTCGAGTGGCTCGGCGAAGTTTACGACCGGCTGTTCGAGGAACGCATTCAGCCGGTACCCGGCGGATATTTCGATTTGATCCGTCCCTACGACAGCGAAGGCGGCGAACTGCAGCCGCAGATTATCACGCCTGAAACGCGCTACGCGGAACTCCGCCGCACCACGTTCTGGCGCAAAGGCCGGATGCTCGCGGCGAAGCTGCTCGGCGTCGATGCGAAAAGCCTGCGTGGATGGGGCCACATGATTCGCAAGCCGCCGCGCGTCGGCGATTCGCTGCCGTGGCATCAGGATGAGGCCTACTGGGATCCCGCGTTCGAGTACGTCGCGCTCGGATGCTGGATGCCGCTCGATCCGGCGACGGTCGAGAGTGGATGCATGAGTTTCATTCCGGGATCGCATCGCGGCGATGTGCGCTTGCATCGTCATCTTGGCGACGATCCCAAGGTGCACGCGCTGGTGATCGACGACGTCGATCAGTCGAGCGCGGCGCCGGTGCCGGTCGCGCCGGGCGGCGCGGTCTTTCATCATTGCCGGGTGCTGCATCGAAGCGGGCCGAATCGCAGTCCGCGCGTGCGTCGCGCGTATGCGAACGAATGGCAGCTTACGCCGGTGAAGCGCGAAACGGCGCTGCCGCCGCGGGCATGGATCGATGAAGGCAAGCGGGCGTGGGAAGAGCGCGACATCAAGCCAGGCATCCGCTAG